The following proteins come from a genomic window of Desulforegula conservatrix Mb1Pa:
- a CDS encoding type II toxin-antitoxin system YafQ family toxin → MRALVQQSQFKTDLKRVAKSGRYKLSDILSVIEDLANDKPLPDKYRDHSLTGNWSDCRDCHIKPDLVLIYRKISNDTLQLIRLGSHSELGL, encoded by the coding sequence ATGAGGGCACTTGTTCAGCAAAGCCAGTTTAAGACAGACCTGAAACGAGTTGCAAAATCTGGACGCTACAAGCTGTCTGATATACTTTCAGTTATAGAAGACTTGGCGAACGACAAACCGCTTCCTGATAAATACAGAGACCATAGCCTCACAGGGAACTGGTCAGACTGTAGGGACTGTCATATAAAGCCTGATCTTGTGCTGATCTACAGAAAAATTAGCAATGACACCCTTCAGCTTATCCGTCTTGGCTCTCATTCTGAGCTTGGGTTATAA
- a CDS encoding helix-turn-helix transcriptional regulator, which yields MEKAPPLLGLLRLKQIVGDKKQGIPPLIPISKTTWWLGVKEGRFPKPIKLTEKCTAWRVEDIQALINNGYKSG from the coding sequence ATGGAAAAAGCACCGCCGCTTTTAGGTCTATTACGCCTGAAACAAATAGTAGGAGACAAAAAGCAGGGGATACCTCCGCTTATACCTATATCAAAAACAACGTGGTGGCTTGGAGTAAAGGAAGGCCGGTTCCCAAAACCCATTAAGCTCACCGAAAAATGTACAGCCTGGAGAGTTGAAGACATCCAGGCTTTAATCAACAACGGATATAAATCAGGATAG
- a CDS encoding type II toxin-antitoxin system RelB/DinJ family antitoxin: MAANAIVQARIDEAVKKEAAAVLAEIGLTVSDAVRLMLIRVAREHALPFEPLIPNETTVKAIKAARIGDGLETVTLDQLAKEWDEA, encoded by the coding sequence ATGGCTGCAAATGCAATAGTTCAGGCTCGTATTGATGAAGCTGTTAAGAAAGAAGCGGCTGCTGTTTTAGCTGAAATAGGCTTAACTGTGTCTGATGCTGTGCGCCTTATGCTTATCCGCGTGGCAAGAGAACACGCATTGCCGTTTGAACCTTTAATACCAAATGAAACGACTGTTAAGGCTATTAAGGCTGCAAGAATTGGAGACGGTCTTGAAACAGTAACTCTTGATCAACTTGCTAAAGAATGGGATGAGGCATGA